The Agromyces mariniharenae genome includes a window with the following:
- a CDS encoding MalY/PatB family protein, with amino-acid sequence MQRVAAEPLDVLRSRTSVKWRTFPSDVLPLPVAEMDYPLAEPIAHALHAAIERSDTGYASGGRQVAEAFQGFAATRLGWDVDPARITCTADVSMGIVEVLRQVTERGDGVVLTPPVYPPFYALVAEAGASVVEVPMRGGIDEGWSLDLDGLEAAFAAGARSMVLCNPHNPLGINPASAELAALAELAARFGVTIVSDEVHGALAQPTTPYTPFLTVSDAAREWGVAVTGATKAFNIAGLKAALIVTASERGDAVRGRMPEEVSWRMSQFGAIATIAAFQEGGHWLDGVLASLDDNRRLLADLLADELPDVRYRMPEATYLAWLDLSALGWGDDPAAHALEHAKVALTGGPAFGASVGRGHARLNFACTPEVLAEAVTRLAEAR; translated from the coding sequence ATGCAACGCGTCGCCGCAGAGCCCCTCGACGTCCTCCGCAGCCGGACCAGCGTCAAGTGGCGCACATTCCCGTCCGACGTGCTGCCCCTGCCCGTCGCCGAGATGGACTACCCGCTGGCCGAGCCCATCGCGCACGCGCTGCACGCGGCGATCGAACGCTCCGACACGGGCTACGCATCGGGCGGGCGCCAGGTCGCCGAGGCGTTCCAGGGCTTCGCGGCCACGCGCCTCGGCTGGGACGTCGATCCGGCCCGCATCACGTGCACCGCCGACGTGAGCATGGGCATCGTCGAGGTGCTCCGCCAGGTCACCGAGCGGGGCGACGGCGTCGTGCTCACGCCGCCGGTCTACCCGCCGTTCTACGCCCTCGTCGCCGAGGCCGGCGCCTCCGTCGTCGAGGTGCCCATGCGCGGCGGCATCGACGAGGGCTGGTCGCTCGACCTCGACGGCCTCGAGGCGGCCTTCGCGGCCGGCGCCCGCTCGATGGTGCTCTGCAACCCGCACAACCCCCTCGGCATCAACCCCGCATCGGCGGAGCTCGCCGCCCTGGCCGAGCTCGCGGCGCGGTTCGGCGTGACGATCGTGTCCGACGAGGTGCACGGCGCGCTCGCGCAGCCGACGACGCCGTACACGCCGTTCCTCACGGTGTCGGATGCCGCGCGCGAATGGGGCGTCGCCGTCACCGGTGCCACCAAGGCGTTCAACATCGCCGGGCTGAAGGCCGCGCTCATCGTGACGGCGAGCGAACGCGGCGACGCGGTGCGCGGTCGGATGCCCGAGGAGGTCTCGTGGCGCATGAGCCAGTTCGGCGCCATCGCGACGATCGCGGCCTTCCAGGAGGGCGGCCATTGGCTCGACGGCGTGCTCGCGAGCCTCGACGACAACCGGCGCCTGCTCGCCGACCTCCTCGCCGACGAGCTGCCCGACGTGCGCTATCGGATGCCGGAGGCCACGTACCTCGCCTGGCTCGACCTGTCCGCGCTGGGCTGGGGCGACGACCCCGCGGCGCACGCGCTCGAGCACGCGAAGGTGGCGCTCACGGGCGGACCCGCCTTCGGGGCATCCGTCGGCCGCGGCCACGCGCGCCTCAACTTCGCGTGCACGCCGGAGGTGCTGGCGGAGGCGGTGACGCGGCTGGCGGAGGCGCGTTGA
- a CDS encoding ABC-F family ATP-binding cassette domain-containing protein — translation MGFIDVNGVSFSLPDGRPLLADLAFRVTEGRTTALIGANGAGKSTLLRIIRGDLRPDEGSVQVDGGLGVMDQFVGTGRTVPGAAPTVAGLLVSVAPERVRDAALELEASEDALIERDDTETQMRYASALAEYAEAGGYEQEVVWDHCTMAALGVPFERAKWRELATLSGGEQKRLALEALLRGPEQVLLLDEPDNSLDVPGKRWLEAQLRATPKTVLLVSHDRELLASAADRIVTLELGAAGNTAWVHGGSFEGYHEAREERFARLDELRRRWDEQHVALKTLVATLKVKATYNDGMASRYQAAVTRLRKFEEAGPPEERPPARAVSMRLRGSRTGKRAVVCERLELSGLMRPFDLEVWYGDRVAVLGSNGSGKSHFLRLLAGGGTEPDRTLGHVTTVGETLARVPHEGRAVLGARVVPGWFAQNHEHPEFHGRTLLDILHRGDANREGMAREAASSALDRYGLAAAAQQRFESLSGGQQARLQILLLELSGATLLLLDEPTDNLDLVSAEALEDALSRFDGTVLAVTHDRWFTRSFDRFLVFRSDGEVVESDAPVWDEARVVRAR, via the coding sequence ATGGGCTTCATCGACGTCAACGGCGTCTCCTTCTCGCTCCCCGACGGGCGGCCGCTGCTCGCCGACCTCGCGTTCCGCGTGACCGAGGGGCGCACGACCGCGCTCATCGGCGCGAACGGCGCGGGCAAGTCGACCCTCCTGCGGATCATCCGCGGCGACCTGCGACCCGACGAGGGGAGCGTGCAGGTCGACGGCGGGCTCGGCGTGATGGACCAGTTCGTGGGCACCGGCCGGACGGTGCCGGGCGCCGCGCCGACCGTGGCGGGACTGCTCGTGTCGGTGGCGCCGGAGCGCGTCCGCGACGCGGCGCTCGAGCTCGAGGCATCCGAGGACGCCCTCATCGAACGCGATGACACCGAGACGCAGATGCGCTACGCGTCGGCGCTCGCCGAGTACGCAGAGGCGGGCGGCTACGAGCAGGAGGTCGTGTGGGACCACTGCACGATGGCCGCGCTGGGCGTCCCGTTCGAGCGGGCGAAGTGGCGCGAGCTCGCGACGCTGTCGGGCGGCGAGCAGAAGCGGCTCGCGCTCGAGGCGCTGCTGCGCGGGCCCGAGCAGGTGCTGCTGCTCGACGAGCCCGACAACTCGCTCGACGTTCCCGGCAAGCGCTGGCTCGAGGCGCAGCTGCGCGCGACGCCGAAGACCGTGCTGCTCGTGTCGCACGACCGCGAGCTGCTCGCGAGCGCCGCCGACCGCATCGTGACGCTCGAGCTCGGCGCCGCGGGCAACACCGCCTGGGTGCACGGCGGCAGCTTCGAGGGCTACCACGAGGCGCGCGAGGAGCGCTTCGCCCGGCTCGACGAGCTGCGCCGGCGCTGGGACGAGCAGCACGTCGCGCTGAAGACGCTCGTCGCGACCCTCAAGGTGAAGGCGACGTACAACGACGGCATGGCGTCGCGCTACCAGGCGGCGGTGACGCGGCTGCGCAAGTTCGAGGAGGCCGGGCCGCCCGAGGAGCGGCCGCCGGCGCGTGCGGTGTCGATGCGGCTGCGCGGCTCCCGCACGGGCAAGCGCGCGGTCGTGTGCGAGCGCCTCGAGCTGAGCGGGCTCATGAGGCCGTTCGACCTCGAGGTCTGGTACGGCGACCGCGTCGCGGTGCTCGGCTCGAACGGCTCGGGCAAGTCGCACTTCCTGCGGCTGCTCGCCGGCGGCGGCACGGAGCCCGATCGCACGCTCGGCCACGTGACGACGGTCGGCGAGACGCTCGCGCGCGTCCCGCACGAGGGTCGGGCCGTGCTCGGCGCCCGGGTGGTGCCGGGGTGGTTCGCGCAGAACCACGAGCATCCCGAATTCCACGGACGCACGCTGCTCGACATCCTGCATCGGGGTGACGCGAACCGCGAGGGCATGGCCCGCGAGGCCGCGAGCTCGGCGCTCGACCGGTACGGGCTCGCGGCGGCCGCGCAGCAGCGGTTCGAGTCGCTCTCGGGCGGGCAGCAGGCCCGGCTGCAGATCCTGCTGCTCGAACTGTCGGGCGCCACGCTGCTGCTGCTCGACGAGCCGACCGACAACCTCGACCTCGTCTCAGCGGAGGCGCTCGAGGACGCGCTGTCGCGGTTCGACGGCACGGTGCTCGCGGTCACGCACGACCGGTGGTTCACGCGCAGCTTCGACCGGTTCCTGGTCTTCCGGTCCGACGGCGAGGTGGTCGAGTCGGATGCCCCGGTGTGGGACGAGGCGCGGGTGGTGCGGGCGCGGTAG
- a CDS encoding GuaB3 family IMP dehydrogenase-related protein: MTQEIEIGRSKRGRRVYAFDDIAIVPSRRTRDPEDVSVGWSIDAYQFDIPFLAAPMDSVVSPRIAIMMGQLGGLGVLDLEGLWTRYEDPEPVLAEIRNLTPERATSRMQQLYAEPIKPDLVTARLAEIRAAGVTVAGALSPQRTQELYETVVAAGVDLFVIRGTTVSAEHVSKNVEPLNLKKFIYELDVPVIVGGAATYTAALHLMRTGAAGVLVGFGGGAASTTRATLGIHAPMATAVADVAGARRDYLDESGGRYVHVIADGGVGKSGDIVKAIACGADAVMLGAALARATDAPGGGYHWGAEAHHSKLPRGQRVQVGQVASLEEVLYGPAPAADGSANLVGALRRSMATTGYSDLKEFQRVEVVVAPYQGA, translated from the coding sequence GTGACCCAGGAGATCGAGATCGGCCGCTCCAAGCGAGGCCGCCGCGTCTACGCGTTCGACGACATCGCGATCGTGCCGAGCCGGCGTACGCGCGACCCTGAAGACGTGTCGGTCGGCTGGTCGATCGACGCGTACCAGTTCGACATCCCGTTCCTCGCGGCGCCGATGGACTCGGTCGTGTCGCCGCGCATCGCGATCATGATGGGACAGCTCGGCGGCCTCGGCGTGCTCGACCTCGAGGGCCTCTGGACGCGCTACGAGGACCCCGAGCCCGTGCTCGCCGAGATCCGCAACCTCACGCCCGAGCGGGCCACGTCGCGCATGCAGCAGCTCTACGCCGAGCCGATCAAGCCCGACCTCGTCACGGCTCGACTCGCCGAGATCCGCGCGGCCGGCGTGACGGTCGCGGGCGCGCTCTCGCCGCAGCGCACGCAGGAGCTCTACGAGACCGTCGTCGCGGCGGGCGTCGACCTCTTCGTCATCCGCGGCACCACCGTCTCGGCCGAGCACGTCTCGAAGAACGTCGAGCCCCTCAACCTCAAGAAGTTCATCTACGAGCTCGACGTGCCCGTCATCGTCGGCGGCGCGGCCACCTACACCGCGGCGCTGCACCTCATGCGCACGGGCGCGGCGGGCGTGCTCGTCGGCTTCGGCGGCGGCGCGGCCTCGACCACGCGCGCGACGCTCGGCATCCACGCGCCCATGGCGACGGCGGTGGCGGATGTCGCGGGCGCGCGTCGCGACTACCTCGACGAGTCCGGCGGCCGCTACGTGCACGTCATCGCCGACGGCGGCGTGGGCAAGTCGGGCGACATCGTGAAGGCGATCGCGTGCGGCGCGGACGCGGTGATGCTCGGTGCCGCGCTCGCCCGCGCGACCGACGCCCCCGGCGGCGGGTACCACTGGGGCGCCGAGGCGCACCATTCGAAGCTGCCCCGCGGCCAGCGCGTGCAGGTCGGGCAGGTGGCGTCGCTCGAGGAGGTGCTCTACGGGCCGGCGCCGGCCGCCGACGGCAGCGCGAACCTCGTGGGCGCGCTGCGACGCTCGATGGCGACGACCGGCTACTCCGACCTCAAGGAGTTCCAGCGCGTCGAGGTCGTCGTCGCGCCGTACCAGGGGGCCTGA
- a CDS encoding glycerol-3-phosphate dehydrogenase/oxidase, translated as MARLKSVTRSTKLGPEEREAALTRLKEKELDILVVGGGIVGTGAALDAVTRGLSTGLLEARDWASGTSSRSSKLVHGGIRYLEQLDFRLVREALIERGLLLQRIAPHLVKPVRFLYPVQKRIFERFYVGAGMMLYDIFSYTGGRPPGVPHHRHLSKRQVMKAIPSLSNDALVGGITYYDAQVDDARYVASLARTASFYGAHVASRVNVEGFIKVGERVVGVKAHDLQTGEHFEVRARQVVNATGVWTDDTQRMVGERGTFKVRASKGIHLVVPRDRIQSAMGMIFRTEKSVLFVIPWGRHWLIGTTDTDWNLDKAHPAATAADIDYLLEHVNAVMAVPLTREDVEGVFAGLRPLLAGESDQTSKLSREHIVAHTVPGLVVVAGGKWTTYRVMAKDAIDAAADAMDGRIPPSTTQDIPLLGAEGYQAAWNKRGKIAHAFGVHKVRIEHLLNRYGTMTDELLDLIRAEPELGEPLPGADDYLAAEVVYAASHEGALHLDDVLARRTRISIEAWDRGVSAAPVAAKLMARVLGWDEEREALEVERYLQRVAAERASQQQPDDESADRVRLEAPDIVKVE; from the coding sequence ATGGCACGTCTCAAGTCGGTGACGCGTTCGACGAAGCTCGGACCCGAGGAGCGCGAGGCCGCGCTCACCCGGCTCAAGGAGAAGGAACTCGACATCCTCGTGGTGGGCGGCGGCATCGTCGGCACGGGCGCCGCGCTCGACGCGGTCACCCGAGGCCTCTCGACCGGCCTCCTCGAGGCCCGCGACTGGGCGTCGGGCACGTCGAGCCGATCGTCGAAGCTCGTGCACGGCGGCATCCGCTATCTCGAGCAGCTCGACTTCCGGCTCGTGCGCGAGGCGCTCATCGAACGAGGCCTGCTGCTGCAGCGCATCGCCCCGCACCTCGTGAAGCCCGTGCGCTTCCTCTACCCCGTGCAGAAGCGCATCTTCGAGCGCTTCTACGTGGGCGCCGGCATGATGCTCTACGACATCTTCAGCTACACCGGCGGTCGCCCGCCCGGGGTGCCGCACCACCGCCACCTCTCCAAGCGCCAGGTCATGAAGGCCATCCCGTCGCTCTCGAACGACGCGCTCGTGGGCGGCATCACCTACTACGACGCCCAGGTCGACGACGCGCGCTACGTGGCGAGCCTCGCGCGCACCGCGTCGTTCTACGGCGCGCACGTCGCGAGCCGGGTCAACGTCGAGGGCTTCATCAAGGTCGGCGAGCGGGTCGTCGGCGTGAAGGCGCACGACCTGCAGACGGGCGAGCACTTCGAGGTGCGCGCCCGGCAGGTGGTGAACGCCACCGGCGTCTGGACCGACGACACGCAGCGCATGGTCGGCGAGCGCGGCACGTTCAAGGTCCGCGCGTCGAAGGGCATCCACCTCGTGGTGCCGCGCGATCGCATCCAGTCCGCCATGGGCATGATCTTCCGCACCGAGAAGAGCGTGCTGTTCGTCATCCCGTGGGGCCGGCACTGGCTCATCGGCACGACCGACACCGACTGGAACCTCGACAAGGCGCACCCTGCGGCGACGGCGGCCGACATCGACTACCTGCTCGAGCACGTGAACGCGGTGATGGCCGTGCCCCTCACGCGCGAAGACGTCGAGGGCGTGTTCGCCGGGCTGCGTCCGCTGCTCGCCGGCGAGAGCGACCAGACGTCGAAGCTGTCGCGCGAGCACATCGTCGCGCACACCGTGCCCGGGCTCGTCGTGGTCGCGGGCGGCAAGTGGACGACGTACCGCGTCATGGCGAAGGACGCGATCGACGCCGCCGCCGACGCGATGGACGGCCGGATCCCGCCGTCGACGACGCAGGACATCCCGCTGCTGGGCGCAGAGGGCTACCAGGCGGCCTGGAACAAGCGCGGCAAGATCGCCCACGCGTTCGGCGTGCACAAGGTGCGCATCGAGCACCTCCTCAACCGCTACGGCACGATGACCGACGAGCTGCTCGACCTCATCCGCGCCGAGCCCGAGCTGGGGGAGCCGCTGCCCGGCGCCGACGACTACCTCGCGGCCGAGGTCGTCTACGCGGCCTCGCACGAGGGCGCCCTGCACCTCGACGACGTGCTCGCCCGCCGCACCCGCATCTCGATCGAGGCGTGGGATCGCGGCGTCTCGGCGGCCCCGGTCGCGGCGAAGCTCATGGCACGGGTGCTCGGGTGGGACGAGGAGCGCGAGGCGCTCGAGGTCGAGCGCTACCTGCAGCGCGTCGCCGCCGAGCGCGCGTCGCAGCAGCAGCCCGACGACGAGTCCGCCGACCGCGTGCGGCTCGAGGCGCCCGACATCGTGAAGGTCGAATGA
- a CDS encoding cation:proton antiporter regulatory subunit, with protein sequence MVDVRRVTLPGVGVLHSFAAADGGEVAVVAHRTGSSDLVSRPPGARDDDDAVTVRLDEDEAHTLAELLGGTRIVESIAELDELPGVPIDWMTVDEGDAIVGRPLGEAPVASGVAIVAVVRDDHAHPSPAADFIVQPGDTVVAVGPTDRIAEVFRVMNDGPARGAEA encoded by the coding sequence ATGGTTGATGTCCGCCGGGTCACCCTTCCCGGTGTCGGCGTGCTGCACTCCTTCGCGGCGGCCGACGGCGGCGAGGTCGCCGTGGTCGCCCACCGCACGGGGTCCAGCGACCTGGTGAGCCGTCCCCCCGGCGCTCGCGACGACGACGATGCCGTGACCGTTCGGCTCGACGAGGACGAGGCGCACACGCTCGCCGAGCTGCTCGGCGGCACGCGCATCGTGGAGTCGATCGCCGAGCTCGACGAGCTCCCCGGCGTGCCGATCGACTGGATGACGGTCGACGAGGGCGACGCGATCGTGGGCCGTCCCCTCGGCGAGGCGCCCGTGGCATCCGGCGTCGCGATCGTCGCGGTCGTGCGCGACGATCACGCCCACCCGTCGCCCGCCGCAGACTTCATCGTGCAGCCCGGCGACACGGTCGTGGCGGTCGGCCCCACCGACCGCATCGCCGAGGTGTTCCGGGTGATGAACGACGGCCCCGCACGAGGTGCCGAGGCCTGA
- a CDS encoding SURF1 family protein — MLRPRWVLALLLALGIAAGFALLGQWQLERAVEQAVVQERPTEEVRPLADVAQPDGPTEQAATGQRVEVTGRFVPGDTVIVEGRLNDGVAGYWPVAHLEVTDAAPGGLPVALGWAPDLEAAQEAADRFDARAGDEATVVGRFLPSEAPMTPDDEADPNAMQTVAVAQLINVWADYDDRPVYFGYVTATEPAAGLEAISSPPPEESVELNWLNVFYAVEWVVFAGFAIFLWYRLVRDAVERERDAAEAEAETSDSVSR, encoded by the coding sequence ATGCTGCGCCCCCGGTGGGTGCTCGCGCTCCTCCTCGCCCTCGGCATCGCCGCGGGCTTCGCGCTGCTCGGCCAGTGGCAGCTCGAGCGCGCGGTCGAGCAGGCCGTGGTGCAGGAACGGCCGACCGAGGAGGTGCGCCCGCTCGCCGACGTCGCCCAGCCCGACGGGCCCACCGAGCAGGCCGCGACCGGCCAGCGCGTCGAGGTGACGGGCAGGTTCGTGCCCGGCGACACGGTCATCGTCGAGGGTCGGCTCAACGACGGGGTCGCCGGCTACTGGCCGGTGGCGCATCTCGAGGTGACGGATGCCGCGCCCGGCGGCCTGCCCGTCGCCCTCGGCTGGGCGCCCGACCTCGAGGCCGCGCAGGAGGCCGCCGACCGCTTCGACGCCCGGGCGGGCGACGAGGCCACCGTGGTCGGACGCTTCCTGCCGAGCGAGGCGCCGATGACGCCCGACGACGAGGCCGACCCGAACGCGATGCAGACCGTCGCGGTGGCGCAGCTCATCAACGTCTGGGCGGACTACGACGATCGGCCGGTGTACTTCGGCTACGTGACGGCGACCGAGCCGGCCGCCGGGCTCGAGGCGATCTCCTCACCGCCGCCCGAGGAGTCCGTGGAGCTCAACTGGCTCAACGTCTTCTACGCCGTCGAGTGGGTCGTGTTCGCCGGGTTCGCGATCTTCCTCTGGTACCGGCTCGTGCGCGACGCGGTCGAGCGCGAGCGCGACGCGGCGGAGGCCGAGGCCGAGACGTCCGACTCCGTGTCGCGCTAG
- a CDS encoding S1C family serine protease yields the protein MDEADPLDAYSAVVTRVAASVLPSVASLAVRTSRGEGAGSASVISTDGVLLTSAHVVSGARSAEATFADGTSVMVDVIGRDVLSDLAVLRARAAVPAPVELGDAAGLRVGQLVVALGNPMGLAGSVTAGIVSNLGRSLPTASGRVIDEVIQTDAALNPGNSGGVLADGAGRMVGVNTAVAGIGLGLAVPINRATRDIIATLTRAGRVRRAWLGIVGTRVQLAPELAARIGSPTGLQVAGVAPDSPADLADIHRGDIVVSLDGNDVVTSTSIQRLMVEDAIDRQVEMTVWRNGALVDVFVVPRELVDAS from the coding sequence GTGGACGAAGCAGACCCCCTCGACGCGTACTCGGCCGTGGTGACGCGGGTCGCGGCATCCGTGCTGCCGAGCGTCGCGAGCCTCGCGGTGCGCACCTCGCGCGGCGAGGGCGCAGGCAGTGCGAGCGTGATCTCGACCGACGGCGTGCTGCTCACGAGCGCGCATGTGGTGTCGGGAGCGCGATCGGCCGAGGCCACCTTCGCCGACGGCACGTCGGTCATGGTCGACGTGATCGGGCGCGACGTGCTCTCCGACCTCGCGGTGCTCCGCGCGCGGGCGGCGGTGCCCGCGCCGGTCGAGCTCGGCGACGCCGCCGGCCTCCGGGTCGGCCAGCTCGTGGTCGCGCTCGGCAATCCGATGGGGCTCGCCGGCAGCGTCACGGCCGGCATCGTGTCGAACCTCGGCCGGTCGCTGCCGACCGCCTCGGGGCGGGTCATCGACGAGGTCATCCAGACGGATGCCGCGCTGAACCCCGGCAACTCCGGTGGCGTGCTCGCCGACGGCGCGGGTCGCATGGTCGGGGTGAACACCGCGGTCGCGGGCATCGGCCTCGGACTCGCCGTGCCGATCAACCGGGCGACGCGCGACATCATCGCCACGCTCACGCGCGCCGGCCGCGTGCGCCGGGCGTGGCTCGGCATCGTCGGCACCAGGGTGCAGCTGGCCCCAGAGCTCGCGGCGCGCATCGGCTCGCCGACCGGCCTGCAGGTCGCCGGCGTCGCACCCGACAGCCCGGCCGACCTGGCGGACATCCACCGCGGCGACATCGTCGTGTCGCTCGACGGCAACGACGTCGTGACGTCGACGTCCATCCAGCGGCTCATGGTGGAGGACGCGATCGACCGCCAGGTCGAGATGACCGTGTGGCGCAACGGTGCGCTCGTCGACGTGTTCGTCGTGCCGCGGGAGCTCGTCGACGCGTCGTAG
- a CDS encoding DUF3817 domain-containing protein, which yields MPLEPKLADLPRIRGALRFYQVAAIITGVLLLALCAEMLMKYAFGLELELGGPDGFLAFVPTDTVTAVNLSTGILIVHGWFYVVYLFSDFRLWSLMRWPFMRFIVIALGGVIPFLSFILEARIGREVRAYLARRESEASVAPGAATDAATDPADSMEAQQ from the coding sequence ATGCCCCTCGAGCCGAAACTCGCCGATCTGCCGCGCATTCGCGGGGCGCTCCGCTTCTACCAGGTCGCCGCGATCATCACCGGTGTGCTGCTGCTCGCCCTGTGCGCCGAGATGCTCATGAAGTACGCGTTCGGGCTCGAGCTCGAGCTCGGCGGCCCTGACGGCTTCCTCGCGTTCGTGCCGACCGACACCGTGACGGCGGTCAACCTGTCGACCGGCATCCTCATCGTGCACGGCTGGTTCTACGTCGTGTACCTGTTCAGCGACTTCCGCCTGTGGAGCCTCATGCGCTGGCCGTTCATGCGGTTCATCGTCATCGCGCTCGGCGGCGTCATCCCGTTCCTCTCGTTCATCCTCGAGGCCCGCATCGGCCGCGAGGTGCGCGCGTACCTCGCACGACGCGAGTCCGAGGCATCCGTCGCACCGGGTGCCGCCACGGATGCCGCGACCGACCCCGCCGACTCCATGGAGGCCCAGCAGTGA
- the guaA gene encoding glutamine-hydrolyzing GMP synthase, whose product MTDATPEQPTEQRPVLVVDFGAQYAQLIARRVREASVYSEIVPHTITAEEVRAKNPVGIVLSGGPSSVYEEGAPALDEGILQLGVPTLGICYGFQVMAQQLGGEVAHTGHREYGSTAVTARTDDDNALLSGQPEAQIVWMSHGDSVSRAPEGFEVLASTATTPVAAFANDERSLYGVQWHPEVKHSEFGQRVLENFLHRAAGIPADWNPDNVIAEQVERIRAQVGSSRVISALSGGVDSAVSTALVQRAVGDQLTAVFVDHGLLRQGEREQVQQDYVEATGVRLVTIDAVDTFLDALAGVTDPEEKRKIIGREFIRAFEQAERDLIAEAAADGEPIRFLVQGTLYPDVVESGGGTGTANIKSHHNVGGLPEDLQFELVEPLRTLFKDEVRAIGRELGLPEAIVGRQPFPGPGLGIRIVGEVTRDRLEVLRQADAIAREELTAAGLDQEIWQCPVVLLADVRSVGVQGDGRTYGHPIVLRPVSSEDAMTADWTRLPYDVLARISNRITNEVREVNRVVLDVTSKPPGTIEWE is encoded by the coding sequence GTGACCGACGCGACCCCCGAGCAGCCCACCGAGCAGCGTCCCGTCCTCGTCGTCGACTTCGGGGCGCAGTACGCCCAGCTGATCGCGCGGCGCGTGCGCGAGGCATCCGTCTACTCGGAGATCGTGCCGCACACCATCACGGCCGAGGAGGTGCGCGCGAAGAACCCGGTCGGCATCGTGCTCTCGGGCGGACCGTCGTCGGTCTACGAGGAGGGCGCGCCGGCGCTCGACGAGGGCATCCTGCAGCTCGGCGTGCCGACGCTCGGCATCTGCTACGGCTTCCAGGTCATGGCGCAGCAGCTCGGCGGCGAGGTCGCGCACACCGGCCACCGCGAGTACGGCTCGACCGCCGTCACCGCGCGCACCGACGACGACAACGCGCTGCTGTCGGGCCAACCCGAGGCGCAGATCGTGTGGATGAGCCACGGCGACTCGGTGTCGCGGGCGCCCGAGGGCTTCGAGGTGCTCGCCTCCACGGCGACGACGCCCGTCGCGGCCTTCGCGAACGACGAGCGGTCGCTCTACGGCGTGCAGTGGCACCCCGAGGTGAAGCACTCCGAGTTCGGCCAGCGCGTGCTCGAGAACTTCCTGCACCGGGCGGCCGGCATCCCCGCCGACTGGAACCCCGACAACGTCATCGCCGAGCAGGTCGAGCGCATCCGCGCGCAGGTGGGGTCGTCGCGCGTGATCTCGGCGCTCTCGGGCGGGGTCGACTCGGCCGTCTCCACCGCGCTCGTGCAGCGGGCCGTCGGCGACCAGCTCACCGCGGTGTTCGTCGACCACGGCCTGCTGCGGCAGGGCGAGCGCGAGCAGGTGCAGCAGGACTACGTCGAGGCGACCGGCGTCCGGCTCGTGACGATCGACGCGGTCGACACGTTCCTCGACGCGCTCGCCGGGGTGACCGACCCCGAGGAGAAGCGCAAGATCATCGGCCGCGAGTTCATCCGCGCCTTCGAGCAGGCCGAGCGCGACCTCATCGCCGAGGCGGCGGCCGACGGGGAGCCGATCCGGTTCCTCGTGCAGGGCACGCTCTACCCTGACGTCGTCGAGTCGGGCGGCGGCACGGGCACCGCGAACATCAAGAGCCACCACAACGTGGGCGGCCTGCCCGAGGACCTGCAGTTCGAGCTCGTCGAGCCGCTGCGCACGCTCTTCAAGGACGAGGTGCGCGCCATCGGCCGCGAGCTCGGGCTGCCCGAGGCGATCGTGGGACGCCAGCCGTTCCCGGGTCCGGGCCTCGGCATCCGCATCGTCGGGGAGGTCACTCGCGATCGCCTCGAGGTGCTGCGCCAGGCCGACGCGATCGCGCGCGAGGAGCTCACCGCCGCGGGCCTCGACCAGGAGATCTGGCAGTGCCCGGTCGTGCTGCTCGCCGACGTGCGCTCGGTGGGCGTGCAGGGCGACGGCCGCACCTACGGGCACCCGATCGTGCTGCGTCCCGTCTCGTCGGAGGACGCGATGACCGCCGACTGGACCCGCCTGCCCTACGACGTGCTCGCGCGCATCTCGAACCGCATCACCAACGAGGTGCGCGAGGTGAACCGTGTCGTGCTCGACGTCACGTCGAAGCCGCCGGGCACCATCGAATGGGAGTAG